CCAGACCATGAAGGAATAGCCGATCACCGCAATGCAGGAATACCCTGCGAACAGCGGCACGAACGCGCCGGCATGCTTGCGGATGAAACCGAAGGCATCGCCGACGCCGGGAATTTCCTCCCCCTCGCCAGCGGCGAGCGTGCGTCGCGGTTCGCGCACGGTCACGGCGATAAGCAGGGCGACCAGCACGCCGGGCAATCCGATCGCGACGAACACGACCTGCCAGGGCTGGGAATCGGGCAGGAAAGGCAATTGCGCACCGGTGGCATAGGCCCAGTCGACCAGTTGCCCGCCAATCATTATCGCAAGCCCGCCGCCCAGCGTCGCACCGCAGGCGAAGATCGCCGTGGCGATGCCGCGCCGGGTCGGCGTGAAGTAATCGGCAATCATCGAATAGGCCGCCGGATTGAGGCTGGCTTCCCCCACCCCGATCAGCGCCCGCGCGGTGAACAGCCCGGCGAAGCTGCGCGCCAGGCCGCAGGCCGCGGTCGCCAGGCTCCACAACGTCATTCCCACGACAATCGCCCCGCGGCGTTCCCGCGTGTCGACCCAGCGCCCGAAGACGAACGCAAACAGCACGTAGGAACCAGCGAATGCCGCGCCCGCCAGAACGCTGACCTGCGTGTCGCTGAGCCCGAGGTCCGCCTTGACCGGTTCGATCAGCATGCTCAGCGCCAGACGATCGAGGAACGACAGCGCGCTCGCGATCATCAGGCATACGACGACGTAATAGGGATAGATGGCCTGCTGCCGCATTGTTCAGCCCCTTTTCGGCAAGGGTGCCGGTTCGGCATCCACGAAACGGTATTCGGGCGGCGAAGGCATTTCGCGCACCCGTTCGTCATAATCGTCATGTTCCAGCCTGAGCGCACGGATCATCGCGGCATTCGCGAGGAACATGCCGGCGACATATGTCAGCTCGACGATCTGTTCGTCGCTGAATGCCGTGCGCAGGCGAGCGAACAGGCGATCGGGCACGCGCCCGTGATCGAGCGCGAAACAATCGGCATAGGCCAGCACGGCGCGCTCGGTCGCGGTGAACGCATCGCTTGCCTGCCAGTCGGGCAGATCCGCCAGCGCGCCTTCCGTATAGCCGAGACCACGCAGGATCTTGATATGTTCGGAGAACATCCACCGGCACGAACTGGCCCAGCCGATCCGGGCTATCGCAAGCTCCATATAATGCAGCGGCAGCTTGCGCGCCCTGGTCTGTTTCAGATGAAAGCCGCGAACCAGATGTTCGAGGACATCGGGCGAATGCGCGAAAACCGCTTCGAAATTGCCCGGCGCGCCGGACGCGGTCTGGCCCGGTTCGGTCGCAGGATCGCGGCCGGGAAACTTGCGGTCGTACATATGCGCGACAAGCGGATCGGTTACGGCGCGCCGGCTGACCAGTGGGAGACGGGGCATTTTCAGCCGTCCCGCCCCGGGAGAGGCCATGCCGCCACTTCCCGCACGTGCGCCCCATGTCGTTGATCCGGCATAGCTTCCTCCCCCCGGCAAACGCCCTCGCCCTCAATCGGCCCGTGCGACAATTCCCCTGTCGACGAGGCTGGAAAATTCGCCCGATCCCAATCCGACGACGTCCATCAGGACACGCTCTGTATCGGCGCCCAGCGTGCGGGCGGGGCTGGGTTCCTGCCGGTCCAGGCCGGGCAGGGTCGCCATCGCCCCCGGCACGGCGTAACTTTCTCCGCTGGGCTGCGCGATCTGTGAGAAGAGGGGATTGTTGCCGACCATTTCGGGGTCGCGAACCGCCTGCTCCATGCGTTTGTAGGGCCCCCAGCAACAGCCTGCCGCGTCCAGCTGCTCCATCAGTTCGCCGCTATCGCGAGACGCCGCAGCCTGTTCGACCAGCGGGAACAGGGCGTCGCGATGGCGGAAACGTTCCCCTTCGTCGGTCGCGAACGACGTGCCCCGCTCCGCCTCGATCCGCGCGACCTGCTCTGCGATGTCCAGAACCGAAACAAGCCCTTTCCATTGGCGCGGCGTGATCGCCATCAGCATCAGCCGCTCGCCATCGCGGGTAACGAAATCGCGGCCGAATGCGCCGAACACCTCGTTGCCGTAGCGCTGGCGATCCCCGCCCTGCAGCGTTTCGGCCAGCTGGCCGAGATTGGCGATCGTCGCGATCCCCACATCCGCCAGCGGCACGCGCACTTCCTGCCCTTCCCCCGTCGCGTCGCGGTGCCGCAGCGCCGCGAGGGTGGCGAAGGCGGCATAGGCGCCGGTGAGAAGATCCCACGCGGGCAGGACGGCGTTGACCGGTTCTTCCCCCATGCTTTCGGGGCCAGTGATGAAGGGAATGCCAAGCGCCGATGCCACGGTGTAATCCAGCGCCGGCCCGCCGTCCGGCTTCCCCATAACGCGCGTCAGCACCAGATCGGGGCGCAAGGCAGACAGCTTTTCCCACGACAGGAAGCCGTTCACCGGGAAATTGGTCAGGAAGACACCTGCCTGCTTCCCCGGCTGGGTGGCGATCCGCGTCAGCAACTCGCGCCCTTCCGGGGCGGACAGGTCGATCGCCACCGACAGTTTGCCCTTGTTCAGCCCTTCCCAATAGAAGCTGCCGCCGCCCGGCGCCCTGGGCCAGCGGCGATAGTCGGGCCCGCCGCCAACCTGATCGACGCGAATGACCTCCGCCCCCATCTGCGCCAGATAGAGCCCGGCAGTCGGGCAGGCGACGAAGGACGATGCCTCCACCACGCGCAGCCCCGGCAACAGCGAATACATTGGCGTTCGGCTCCTCTCGTCGTTCCGTGCCGTTTGTCGTTCCGGGCCGCCACTGGCGACCCGCCGCAAACTCAGTTTCCGGTGAATTCGGGCCTGCGTCGTTCGAGGAAGGCGGTCACGGCCTCCTCGTGATCCCGGGTTTCGTGGACCGCGGCCTGATAGGCAGCGGAAAGATTGAGCACGGTGCCCAGCGAAGCGTCCTGCGCCTCGCGCAGGAGCCGCTTGGTCAGGCGCACCGCACGCGGCGGGTTGGCGGCAATTTCTGCCGCGATTTCCTGCGCGGCGGGCATCAGCTCGCCTGGTTCGACCACGCGGCTGACCAGGCCCCAGTCGAGTGCGGTCGCTGCGTCGATCGCGCGTCCGGTCAAAGCCATCTCGGTGGCGCGCGACCAGCCGACGACGCGGGGCAGCAACCAGGCCCCGCCATCGCCGGGGACGAGGCCCACCTTGACGAAGCTTTCGGCGAATTTCGCACCGCTGGTGCAAATGCGGATGTCGCACATGCAGGCAAGATCGCACCCCGCGCCGATCGCGGGGCCGTTCACCGCCGCAATCACGGGCACTTCCAGCGACTGGAAGGCAAGCGGCAGCCGCTGAATGCCATCACGATAATTGCGCACGGTTTCCGCCGGCTGGTTGCCGCGCAAGCCCTTGCCCGGCCCCATTTTCGACAGGTCTCCGCCCGATGAGAACGCCGTCCCCGCTCCGGTCAGGATGACCGCCCGGACCCCGACATCGCGATCGGCCGCCTCCAGAGCGGCCAGAAGCGCATCGATCATGCCATTGTCGGAGATCGGATTGCGCAAGTCCGGCATATTGAGAGTGATCGTGGCCACGCCTTCGCCCTGATCAACCACTACTAGCGCCATCTTGTCTCCCCTATCTGATTTCAGCTTGCATATTGCATGCAACCCTGCAGTGCAAGAAGCAACTCCCCCACCATCGCGCACCCCCGCCCTGCCGCATATCGCGCGGAATTCCGCCATAATCGAGGGGCCCGCGCCGAATCCCCGAGGCACCGCCTGTTTACGCGCCTTGTCAGGCATTTTTGCATGCGAAGGCGGTAAACTTCCTCCGATAAGCGCAACATCCCTGCAATGCCTATTGCCAGGCCGGAGACAATTAACGCGTTTTATCAATGGTATGCCTGAAAACCGCTCGCCACGAGGTTGGACGGCGCGCATAAACTTGCATGCAATTCTGTTTTTGGATACTGTTTGCCTCAGCCGACATCGAGATCGGCCGGGAGTCTGGGTGAAGTGATGGCGCGAGCGCTCAACATTGCATGCAACAGGTGCAACAGGCTCCGGTCTGGGATTTGCCTGTGACGCATCGGTTCGAGGGCAAGGTGGTCGTCATCACCGGCGCCGGCCGGCCCGGCGGGATCGGCGAAGCGATTGCCCGGCGTGTAACCAGCGAAGGCGGCCGGTGCGCCTTGCTCGACCTGTGCCGCGACAACCCGCAGGTCCCGCGCGAAAGCTTCGCCAGCATGGCCTCGCTCAGCCAGGTCGCGGCGGATCTGGGTGAACACGGCCACCCCGGCATCGCGGTCCGCTGCGACGTGACCGACGAGGGCGAGGTTCGCGATGCAATGCAGCAGGTTCGCGCCGAACTGGGCGGAATCGACGTGCTTTATGCCAATGCCGGCGGCGGCACCGGGGCCGGGCCGGTCGACCAGACCTTGGTCAGCGACCTTTCGCGCGAGGCCTGGGATTATACCGTCCAGCTCAGCCTGACTTCGGTCTTTCTCTGCGCGAAGCACGCCGCCCCTGCCCTGCGCGAACGGGGCGGCGGCGCGATCGTCAGCACGACTTCGATCAGCGCCTATCACGGCGTCCCCGGCCTTTCGGCCTATTCGGCAGCCAAATATGCGGTGACCGCGCTGACTCGCGATCTCGCGCTGGAACTGGCCGATGCCGGCATCAGCGTGAACGCCTTCGCACCGGGCATCACGCTGACCCCTTACGTGCGGCAACGGTACGAAACGCTCGCGAGCCAGAGCCCGGACGCGTCCGCGCAGGACTTGCTCGATGATTTCGTGGCTTCGCGCATCCCGCTCGGGCGCGCGGCGGAACCGGCCGAAATGGCCGCCGTCGCAGCGTTCCTGGGCAGCGGCGATGCCAGCTTCATGACCGGCCAGACCCTGTTCGTGGACGGAGGAATGCGGGTCTGACGACCCAGCCAACAAAGGGCGGCAGCGAAAACAGCCGCCACATCGGGAGGTAAGGAAATGAAAGACATGAAGCCTATTGCATTGTTAGCAGGCGCCAGCCTGATCGCCATCGCATGCCCCGCGGCGGCGCAGGACGGTACGCAGACCGGTCCTGACAGCCCCGCGACGACAGCCGAAACGACCCCGCGCGCGCCGGGCGAGATTATCGTCACCGCCCAGCGGCGCGAGCAGTCGCAGCAGGACGTGCCGGTTTCGATCTCCGTCGTATCATCCGAAGCGCTGGCCCAAAGCAATCTTACCACCATTGCCGACGTGCAGTTCCTTGCCCCCGGCGTGAACTACAACGCCAACTTCGGCGGCGGGTTCAACATTCGCGGCGTGGGCACGCAATCGCTGCTGATGTCGGCCGAACAGTCGGTTGCGCTGATTATCGACGATGTCATCCAGGGCCTGCCCGAAGTTTCCTTCGCCGGGCCGAGCTACCAGTCGCTCGTCGATATCGAGCGGATCGAGGTGCTCAAGGGTCCGCAGGGGACCCTGTTCGGCAAGAACAGCTCCGCCGGGGTCATCCAGATAATCACCGCCAATCCCAAGCTGGGGCAGCGCACGCTCGACGGATCGCTGTCCTACGCGACGAAGAACGAGGTGAATGCGGAATCGGTCATCAATCTTCCCCTGGGCGAAACCGCGGCGCTGCGGGTCGCAGGCGGGCTCCAGCGGCGCGACGGTTTCGTGCAGGATCTCTTCAGCGGTGAGGATCGCTGGGCTTACGAACGCTATTCGGTGCGCGGCAAGCTGTTGTGGGAACCCACGGCCGATCTCAGCGTGCTGCTGACGGGCGAATACCGGTACCTGACCGACAACGCCAACGGCCTGTGGACTTTCCGCAATTGCGGCAGCGGCTTCGGCGCGTTCAACCCTTGCGAAGAAGTGGAACCGTACGGCATCGAAGCCGGACCGGAAAACCTCGAGGTCGCGACCGACGGGCAAAGCTATACCCGGCAGAAAGCCTATGCGTTCAGCGGGCGGGTCGATTACGATCTCGGCAACGCGACGCTGACCTCGATCACCGCCTATCGCCACCTGCGCCAGCCGATCTCGCTCGATACCGATGTCACGCCCAGCGCGATCTATTCGCGGAACGAGAATATCTCCGGTGGCACGCAGTTCACGCAGGAACTGCGGGTGAACGGCGATGCCGGCATCTTCAACTACACGCTCGGCGGGTTCTTCTACGATGCGCGACCGTTTCAGAAGGGCATGAACGGCGGAACGCTGGGCTTCCTTCCCGACGATACCGAAACGCTCGTATCGCTCAACGCTATCGGGCCATATTCGGGTGACGGGTATGGATCATGGGTCAAGGCCAAGATCAGAAGCTATGCCCTGTTCGGCCAGGTCGAAGCGGCGGTCACGCCTGACCTGACCCTGATTGCCGGCGGCCGCTACACCCACGACGACGTGCGCCAGGTGATCGATTATTTCGATGTGCCGTGGCTGTGCCGCGTGACGTTCGCCTTCGGGCAATCCTGCCACGGGCTGTCACTGCCGCTGTCATCGGGCGAATCGCGCGTGAAGGCGAGCAAGTTCACGTACAAACTGACGGCCAAGTACGACATCACGCCCGACATCAACGTCTATGCGACATATGCCACCGGCTACAAAGGCCCGATGATTTCGCACCCGGCCAACCAGCCGCAGCTCCTGCTTCGCCCCGAATTGTCGAAATCCTACGAGCTGGGCCTGAAAGGCGAACTGTTCGATCGCGCGCTCGCCTTCAACCTTGCGCTGTTCAAGGTCGATTACGACGATTTCCAGGGCCAGCAGCGCGTGGGCGTCGCGCCGACGTTTTATTACACCACCACGAATGCAGGCGGACTGCAGACCAAGGGGGTGGAAGCCGATATGGCCTGGCGCGCAACGCCGGAACTGACCCTGGCCGGGAACGTCGCCTACATCCCGACCAAGTTCACCGAGTTCGCGGTGCAATGTTACGACCGCTACACCAACCCGGCGACCACGCCGGGCGAGTGCAATTACGTTCAGCCCGGCCTGCCCGCGGGGACGCCGCCGCAGTTCAATGCGGCCGGATATCCGCTGACATATTCGCCCAAGTGGACCTGGGGCCTGCGCGGCAATTACGAAACCGATGTCGGCAACGATCTGACGTTCAACGCCAGCGCATCGTTCAGCTATCGGTCGAGCACTTATGGCGTCGTCGCCGACGACAATTCGATCAATCCCGGATACGGCCTGCTTAACGGGCAGATCAGCATCGGGCGTTATGACGATCGCTGGCGGCTGTCGGTCTTCGCCCGGAACCTGCTCGACAAGTATTTCGTAGCCGGCATCTTCCGTACGCCGCTGGATTCGGGGACGGACAATTCGACGCCGCTGTCCACGATCGGTTATTCCAACATTCCGGCGATGGATTCCAGCCGGACGGTGGGCATCAAGCTCAGCTACTCCTTTGGCAACTGAGCTACGAACCGAACCTGCCGTTCCCGATGCGGGCGCGGCAGGTTCACCGGCCGCGGGCGGAACGCGGTGGATGCTGGCGCTGCTGACGGTCGGTTTCGGCCTGAACCTGCTCGACCGGCAGATCATCAACATCCTGTCCGAACCGATCAAGCGCGATCTGGGGCTGGCCGACTGGCAACTGGGTGCGCTCAGCGGACTGTCGTTTGCGCTTCTCTACAGCGTCGCGGCCCTGCCCATTGCCCGCTTTGCCGACCGTTCGAACCGGGTGCGCGTGATCGGGATCGCGATTCTGACATGGAGCGCATTCACCGCCGCGACCGCATCGGCGACCAGTTTCGTCCAGATGCTGCTGTTGCGGATAGGCGTCGGGATCGGCGAAGCGGGCGGTGCGCCCCCCTCTCAGGCGCTGATCGCCGACAGCGTGCCGCCCGAAAAGCGTTCCGGCGCATTGGCCGTGTTCGCCCTGGGCGCGCCGGTGGGTGCAGCGGTGGGGCTGATCGGCGGCGGCATTCTGGAAGGCATCATCGGCTGGCGCTGGACGATGGTCTGCGCCGGCGTACCGGGGCTGATAATCGGGGGGCTGGTCCTGCTTACCCTGCGCGACGACAGGCCCCGCGTGGCACCGTCGGGCGTGAAAGCGCCGGGCCTGTTCGCCTCGCTCGGGATGCTGCTTTCGCGGCGGACATTCACGCTGATCGCCCTGGGCGGCGCCTTCCTGAGCTTCTGCAATTACGGCGCGATGGCATTCGCAGGCTCGTATTACCTCAGGCTCCATTCCGCCGAACTGGCGGAACTGGGCGAACAGTTCGGCCAGCAGCCGCTGGGCATCATCGGGCTAGGTCTCGGCCTGTTCGGCGCCAGCGGCGGTGCGCTCGGCGCGCTGGTGGGCGGACGCCTGGGCGACCGTTTCGGTGCACACGACTTGCGCGCACTGGCGCTTATCCCGGCAGTCGGTTCGGTGCTTGGCACCGTGGCCTACGTCGCGATGTTCACGGTCGACAGCGCGGCCCTGTCGCTGGTGATTTTCGCCGTCGCCGCGTTCTTCACCAGCGTGTGGTACGGCCCGGGCAATCTGGCCATGCAACGCCTCGCAGGGCCAGGTGCCAAGGCCATGGCACTGGCGGTCGCCCTGTTCATCAACAGCGCAATCGGGTTGAGCTTCGGCCCCCTGCTGATGGGGGTGGCGAGCGATCTGTTCGCGCCATCGCTGGGCGAAGGCGAAGGGTTGCGCGCCGGGATCCTCGTGGGGCTGTCGGCCGGCCTTCTGTCGGGGCTTCTCTACTGGCTTGCGAGCCGTTCCATCAAGACGGAGATCGCGCAGGCGGAAGGGGGCGCGGCATGAAGCTGGAAGGATGCGGCGTCCTGATCGCGGGGGGAGGATCGGGCCTTGGCCTGGAAAGCGCGAAGCTGCTGCGGTCGCGCGGGGCGCAGGTCGGCGTGCTCGATCTGGAGAAAGGCGACTGGGATGGCCCCTATGCGCAGGCCGACGTTGCCGACGAAGACGCGGTAGGCAGAGCGTTCGATGCCCTGAGCGCGGAAACCGGCACGATACGGGTTCTGCTGAACACCACCGGTATCGGGCATTCCGGGCTTTCGGCAGGGCCCGACCGCAAAGTTACCGCCGCGGGATTTCGCCGCACGCTGGAAGTGAACACGCTGGGCAGCTTCATCCTGGCGCAGGCGATGGCCGAACGCCTGATCGGATCGCAGCCGGACGAACACGCGGAACGCGGGGTAATCGTCAACACATCCTCCATCGTCGCGTTCGAGGGGCAGATCGGCACCGCTGCCTATGCCGCCGCCAAAGGGGGGATCAATGCGATGACCCTGCCCCTGGCACGGGAATTCGCGCGTTACGGCATCCGGGTGGTCGCGATTGCGCCGGGGATTTTCGAAACGCCGATGTTCTCGAAAGCGCGCGGGCCGATGGTTGACTGGCTGCGCGATCAGGTGATCTTCCCCAACCGCCCGGGCGACGCAGTTGAATTCGCCGAAATGGTGGCGCATATCTGCCGGAACAGAATGCTGAATGGCACAGTCATTCGACTTGATGGCGCATATCGCGTCCCGCCCGGCCAACATGACTGGTGGGTCGACTGAAGAAATTGGGAGACGGGGTTCCTTGGTCAAAGCGGTCGATATCGCCTACGAAACTATCCGTGACGGGATACGGAACGGAACCTATCCTCCGGGGTCGCATCTGACGGCGCAGGCGCTTGCCGAAGCGTCGGGCTTCAGCAGAACCCCCGTGCGCGAGGCGATGCGCCGGCTGCATGCCGAGGCGCTGATTCATTTCATCCCCAATCGCGGCGCATTCGTCGCGACCTGGAGCAAGCGCGAGATCGAACAGATCTACGACTTGCGCATCCTGCTCGAAAGTTTCGCCGCGAGCGAGGCGGCGATGAACATTGTCGATGATCAGTTGACGCGGTTGCGCGAAATCGCGCAGCGGATGCACGCCATCACCCAGTCGGCCAAGCCGGAGGTGGAAGCCGTCACCGATCTCAACGACGAATTTCACAAGCTGGTGCTGGATGCCAGCGGCAATGTCCGTCTGCGGAACCTGCTCGGCACGATCGTGGAGATCCCGCTGGTCCTCAATACGTTCCGATCCTACTCGCTGGACCAGATCCGGCGGTCGGCGGCCCAGCACCTGGAACTGACCGATGCGTTCGCAGCGCGCGATCCCGAATGGGCCGCAGCGATCATGACGGCCCATATCCGTTCCGCCCGGCAGACCTTGATGTCGAGCAGCGACGTCCAGTATCCGATGTTGGACGCGGTGGACGGCGATACCGCAGAAGACTTGTGACCCCCACGGCCTAGCGGGCCGCCTTGTGCGCCATGGCCCCGGTCGCGGCCGAATCGTGATAGGCATCCATTCGCTCGATCCTGCCGTCCCGAACTGTGCAGATGCAGCAGCAGCGATCCTCTATCGTCGGCCCATCCGGCATCGCAACCACAAGCGTGTGTTGCTGGACGAACCCGTCCGCCGTCGCGCTGCGCCGAATGTCGCGATAGGCAAACAGCCGCGCGCTCTCGCGAATGGTGCGCAGATTGCGGATCGTGGTCGGAATATCGGTGAAGCTATTATCGGTATTGTGCCACACCCGCGCATCATCGGCGAAAATGGTCCGCAGATCCTCAAGATCGCCATTCTCCACTGTATCGAACAGGCGGCGGGCGGCATCGAGGGGTTCGTTCTTCTCGATCATCGGCGCATCCTCGTTGATACAGGCGATCCAGGGCTGGATTTTCGCGGGGCAGAGGCGGCGATCACAGATGCCCGCAGATCGCGCTTGATCACTTTGCCGGCTGCGTTGCGTGGCAGCGCACTGCAACTGAAAGTGACACGTTCCGGTATCTTGAAGGCGGAAAGGCGATTGGACAGGGCATCGCGAATATCCCGTTCGGTCAATGCGCTGTTCTGCCCCACGACGACGCTGGCGGCGACGATTTCCCCCATCACCGTGTCGGGCACACCGAAGACGGCGCAATCCAGCACGCCCGGGATTCGGGCAATGGCGGCTTCCACTTCCGCACAATAGACGTTTTCGCCGCCGCGAATGACGATGTCCTTCTTCCGGTCGAGAACGAACAGGAAGCCTTCCTCATCCATCCGCACGATGTCGCCTGTCCGATACCAGCCATCGGACAGGACGCGGGCCGTGGCCTCTTCCTCCCCCCAATAACCGCCGAACACCTGCGGTCCGCGAACCCACAGCTCCCCCGCCGTGCCGCGCGGGACGTCGCATCCCGCATCATCGACGACCCGCACATCGCAGCAGGGCACAGCCGTTCCCACGCTGTCGGGCCGTTCCAGCAGATCCTCGTGACTGTTCGACGCCACCAGCGAGGATGTTTCGGTCGCGCCATACCCCTGAGCCGGGGCCGCGCCCGGAAACCGGGATATCACCCCTTCGGCCAGGTCCGATGCCGCAGGCGAGCCACCGTAAGTCACGGTATGCACCGATTCCAGCCCCTTCGTTCCCCCGGCGGGCAGCCGCTGGACGAGCTGGACGACCAGCGTCGGAACCAGGATCAGGATATTGACCTGTTCGCGCTGGATCAGGGCAAGCGCCTCGTCCAGATTCCAGCGGTACATCAACATCAGGCGATTGCCCCGCGACAGGGCGGGGATCAGCGCCGAATGCAGCCCGGTCACGTGGAACAGCGGCAGGGGGAGGAGAACCGTCTGCTGACCGGCAGGCCTGTCGCGCGGGGGCCAGGTGTCGCCCCGGCGCAGCGCCGCGCGTGCAACACGGTACTGGGTATTGGCCAGATTGGTCAGCACCATGCGGTGCGTCGTCAGCGCCCCCTTTGCCGCCCCGGTCGTGCCGGAAGTGAACGAGATCGCGACCGGATCGTCCGGCGTCAGCTTTCTGTCCGGCGCCGGCAGTGGCGCAAGCGCGCCCCAGCTGGCGACCGGCCCCACCAATTGCTCGAAACTTCCGGTTCCGCCGCCGGCCCGCACGCTGATTTGCTGGGCGGAACAGGTCTGCCCGGCCAGCCGTTCCAGACGCTCGGCGTCGGCCGCGACGACTTTCGCTCCGCTCGCGTCGATCATCGCAGCAAGGTTTTCACCGGTCTCCCAGGCGTTCAACGGCACCAGGACCGCACCGATAGCCATCGCAGCGAACGCGCAAACCGACCATTCGGGATAATTGCGCATGGCAACAGCGACCCGGTCGCCCTTCGCCACTCCGAAATCTTCCGCCAAAGTCCGGCCGAATGCCTGAACGGCGCGCCAATGCGCTTCGAACGTGACACGCTCTTCGCGATAGATCAGAAATTCGCGGTCGCCATACGCGCGACTGTCATCGATGACCCGGCGCATATCGCGCGGTCCGTGGACGTAGGTGCGCAAGGTGCGCCCGCCGATCGCTTCCGATCGCATTTCCCAGGGCGCGCCCGGTGCCGTCAGCGCTGCCTCGGCTTCGGCAATGGTGCAGGCCGGCCATGATCGATCGGCTGTCACGATCCTGCCCCCGCCCGCAAGGCATTGTCCCAGGCGGTTTGCGCCAGAGGCTCCACCCGATCCTGGGCACGCAAGGCGCGTTCGTTGTTCGCCTGTCCGCGCGCGGCGCGCCCCGCCACGCCCTGAAGGATGGCCGCCAGCCGAAACAGGTTGAATGCGATGTACCATTCGATCGGGCGATCGAGCTGGCGCCCGGTCGCGGAAAGGTAGCGATCCAGCGCCTGCTCCATCGTCGGGATACCCGATGTTGCGAAATCGACCGTATCCATCGCGATCCTTTCGCCGGGCGGCATGCGCCACATCATCAGAAAATAGGTGAGATCGGCAATCGGATCGCCCAGCGTGCACAGTTCCCAGTCGAGCACCGCAGCGACCGCGGGCCTGTCCGGGGTCAGGACCATATTGTCGATCCGATAATCGCCGTGCACGATCCGCGGCGCCACCTCGGGCGGGGGGGCTTCGGCCAGCCAGTCGATCAGGCGTTCCATCTCCGCCTGATGTGGCGGATCGGACGCGCGATACTGCTTGGCCCAGCGCGCGATCTGACGCTCGAAATAGTTTCCGGCCCGGCCGAAATCCCCAAGACCCACGGCCTCCGGCTCGAACCGGTGCAGGGCGGCGAGAGTATCGATCTGGGCATTGTAGATTGCAGTGCGCTGCTCCGCCGTCTGGTCGGGAAGTTTCGGGTCCCAGAGTACCCGGCCTTCCACCAGTTCCATCAGAAAGAAGGCGGAGCCGATGACAGCGTCATCCTCGCACAACCCATAAACCTGCGGAACGGGAAAGCCCCGCGGGCCAAGCGCCGCCATCACTTCGTATTCGCGCTCTACCGCATGGGCGGATCGAAGCAGAACACCCGGCGGTTTGCACCGCAGGACATAATCGCGCACCGGCGTCGCGACGCGGAACGTCGGATTGGACTGCCCCCCGGCGAAGCGTTCCAGCCGGATCGGCCCCGCATGATCCGCAATCGTTGCAGCCATCCAGATGCCGAGACGATCGACCGCCTCCGCGTCGATCTGGCCGGCAGACGTTGCCGGAGGCCCGGCACTGGCGACGGAGGCCTGCATCCTCACTCTCTCCCAATTGCGATCGGAGGAGCTTGCCACCCCTCCTGACAACAATGCTCTTGCCATTTGCATGCAATTTAGTCAAAGCTTGTTGTGTCGATGCGGTCGGAACGGTTGATCGGCACAGATCGAAAGCGGGTTGTACATGGCGGGGGATATTTTGAGTTTCACCACGAAAATCACGCTTTCTCGCCCTGTTCCCTGCCTCGCAGATGGTTTCGGGATCGCTCGCGCCGGCCATCGTCGCGATGCCGGGGCTGAAAGTGTGTGGATGCAAAACAGAAGCAAAAATGCATCCGATCTGACCCGATTCGCGGTTCTGTCAGCACAGGATCAGGCGCAGT
The nucleotide sequence above comes from Pelagerythrobacter marensis. Encoded proteins:
- a CDS encoding CoA transferase — protein: MYSLLPGLRVVEASSFVACPTAGLYLAQMGAEVIRVDQVGGGPDYRRWPRAPGGGSFYWEGLNKGKLSVAIDLSAPEGRELLTRIATQPGKQAGVFLTNFPVNGFLSWEKLSALRPDLVLTRVMGKPDGGPALDYTVASALGIPFITGPESMGEEPVNAVLPAWDLLTGAYAAFATLAALRHRDATGEGQEVRVPLADVGIATIANLGQLAETLQGGDRQRYGNEVFGAFGRDFVTRDGERLMLMAITPRQWKGLVSVLDIAEQVARIEAERGTSFATDEGERFRHRDALFPLVEQAAASRDSGELMEQLDAAGCCWGPYKRMEQAVRDPEMVGNNPLFSQIAQPSGESYAVPGAMATLPGLDRQEPSPARTLGADTERVLMDVVGLGSGEFSSLVDRGIVARAD
- a CDS encoding SDR family NAD(P)-dependent oxidoreductase is translated as MTHRFEGKVVVITGAGRPGGIGEAIARRVTSEGGRCALLDLCRDNPQVPRESFASMASLSQVAADLGEHGHPGIAVRCDVTDEGEVRDAMQQVRAELGGIDVLYANAGGGTGAGPVDQTLVSDLSREAWDYTVQLSLTSVFLCAKHAAPALRERGGGAIVSTTSISAYHGVPGLSAYSAAKYAVTALTRDLALELADAGISVNAFAPGITLTPYVRQRYETLASQSPDASAQDLLDDFVASRIPLGRAAEPAEMAAVAAFLGSGDASFMTGQTLFVDGGMRV
- a CDS encoding crotonase/enoyl-CoA hydratase family protein gives rise to the protein MALVVVDQGEGVATITLNMPDLRNPISDNGMIDALLAALEAADRDVGVRAVILTGAGTAFSSGGDLSKMGPGKGLRGNQPAETVRNYRDGIQRLPLAFQSLEVPVIAAVNGPAIGAGCDLACMCDIRICTSGAKFAESFVKVGLVPGDGGAWLLPRVVGWSRATEMALTGRAIDAATALDWGLVSRVVEPGELMPAAQEIAAEIAANPPRAVRLTKRLLREAQDASLGTVLNLSAAYQAAVHETRDHEEAVTAFLERRRPEFTGN
- a CDS encoding MFS transporter, producing the protein MRQQAIYPYYVVVCLMIASALSFLDRLALSMLIEPVKADLGLSDTQVSVLAGAAFAGSYVLFAFVFGRWVDTRERRGAIVVGMTLWSLATAACGLARSFAGLFTARALIGVGEASLNPAAYSMIADYFTPTRRGIATAIFACGATLGGGLAIMIGGQLVDWAYATGAQLPFLPDSQPWQVVFVAIGLPGVLVALLIAVTVREPRRTLAAGEGEEIPGVGDAFGFIRKHAGAFVPLFAGYSCIAVIGYSFMVWGPVHFMRLHDLAAGEVGLLLGLGYGVGGTIGLLAGGMVSDRLVAGGRIEAPVLVTLGAVVVETPLFVGAYLAGDFMLAAVLFCAGMTVASIVGGLQISMVQSLAPNRLRGIMAAVFGACVNLAGFGIAPTITAALAESLFGGPMGIGKALALMTGGAGTVAVVLLIVGLAPGKRLAHSLVGS
- a CDS encoding carboxymuconolactone decarboxylase family protein, which translates into the protein MPRLPLVSRRAVTDPLVAHMYDRKFPGRDPATEPGQTASGAPGNFEAVFAHSPDVLEHLVRGFHLKQTRARKLPLHYMELAIARIGWASSCRWMFSEHIKILRGLGYTEGALADLPDWQASDAFTATERAVLAYADCFALDHGRVPDRLFARLRTAFSDEQIVELTYVAGMFLANAAMIRALRLEHDDYDERVREMPSPPEYRFVDAEPAPLPKRG